The proteins below come from a single Bombus fervidus isolate BK054 chromosome 15, iyBomFerv1, whole genome shotgun sequence genomic window:
- the Omd gene encoding integrator complex subunit 5 omd, giving the protein MLHSTGVLSPQDILAEVRKFISGAVRPTHSTSTLDVTRTALTLLRNVPAARDAVLEYFCNVFFIAVTKYVRQLETNQNLAICEESIIAEIHNVLSSFINGNPEAWAPIISAWSLELLGKLSSEYAKRGNLPANAGINDFLQQWMSCCATRTLIDITAQCLQCLMHSDTGSCIKALLDTSVLHSPHFDWVVAHVGSCFPNTVITRVLSCGLKDFCAMDHEHNVKDPKLNSVVGILGHLAGSHFQDITAALLDLFKWSLQEDVNIDEDTKNQKLATVPFLLNLASLSQTLLKAITSDVLQTLKPDIIPQLALFASDWCKYFDNQPEALIDLTVHLILGCEQGASQLINILLDASLNTSNVGYHSVNAAQSVKSVCSEILELVLQEIDLLLRTHGPQSANIALLNSVKQEFPVILPLLLNQNPLRVQTAIRLLCFLGSQNPNMLISAASYMLIKAVTTFHLAALIRLVSNNIVLFSSNNSETENVLANYSYFTQVVEQALREINYKNVIEKQETRQLFQNLTILLKWEKYNKAVVLRSKMITQAIKSNLHQISTLLTKTTDFDLANDIAKMLDLFSMPEKDNFSPNVELTLKLTRAVIQYFFLCITEDDITRKQQGVKIVCHLLKDLTFYSPCARVLALREILGHSINNNPAKYFGAKEKFEPVFEETLLLHQNHKQVTSTMLAQKHSSVFHAGVIGHGPRRPPPENNIDKEIISLNKILLIDVIKACCSNRESERYPVNLDALTMVSLLLVELVSPDVMYNGLPWPDEEFTKVTIERDLQIHRTFKDVPLLWSLLELTAWYRPALAYCSVLLRGIAATVMANWNIEEGILLVSVMALGQLLPPPLASIRDVLPVLEPHQINTIMKECVWAYMRENVPSPALFTRSEGANIAWRDTDTSTPNSRFTETLRLVLLSNIHTLGPLYAALFLQ; this is encoded by the exons ATGTTGCATTCAACGGGAGTATTGTCACCACAAGACATTTTGGCAGaagttagaaaatttatttccggAGCTGTTCGGCCGACTCATAGTACGAGCACGCTTGATGTAACGCGAACAGCTTTGACTTTACTTCGAAATGTACCTGCTGCAAGAGATGCAGTACTTGAATATTTCTGCAATGTATTTTTCATTGCAGTTACCAAATATGTTCGTCAGCTCGAA ACAAATCAAAACTTAGCAATATGCGAGGAATCTATAATAGCAGAAATCCACAATGTTTTAAGTAGCTTTATTAATGGCAATCCAGAAGCATGGGCACCAATTATCTCAGCATGGTCACTAGAATTATTAG gtAAACTTTCTTCAGAATATGCAAAACGTGGAAACTTACCTGCAAATGCTGGAATTAATGATTTCCTTCAACAATGGATGTCTTGTTGTGCTACCCGTACTTTAATTGATATCACTGCTCAATGTCTTCAATGTCTTATGCATTCAGATACAGGATCTTGTATTAAAGCACTACTAGATACTAGTGTATTACATAGTCCTCATTTTGATTGGGTAGTAGCTCATGTTGGAAGTTGTTTCCCAAATACAGTTATTACCAGAGTATTATCGTGTGGTTTAAAAGATTTTTGTGCAATGGACCATGAACATAATGTTAAAGATCCAAAATTGAATTCAGTAGTTGGAATTCTGGGTCATTTGGCTGGTAGTCACTTTCAAGATATTACAGCAGCATTGTTAGACTTATTCAAG TGGAGTCTGCAGGAAGATGTAAATATCGATGAGGATACAAAGAATCAAAAATTGGCTACTGttccatttcttttaaatCTGGCTTCTCTTTCGCAAACTCTTTTAAAAGCAATAACTAGTGATGTATTACAAACAT TAAAGCCAGATATAATCCCGCAGTTAGCTTTATTTGCCTCAGACTGGTGCAAATACTTTGATAACCAACCTGAAGCCCTGATAGATCTAACTGTTCATCTGATATTAGGATGTGAACAAGGAGCATCTCagctaataaatattttactagaTGCAAGTTTAAATACAAGTAATGTTGGGTATCACAGTGTTAACGCTGCTCAAAGTGTAAAAAGCGTATGTTCTGAGATACTAGAGTTGGTATTGCAAGAGATAGATCTACTTTTGAGGACGCATGGACCACAATCTGCAAATATTGCCTTATTAAATTCAGTCAAACAAGAATTTCCAGTAATATTACCATTACTTTTGAATCAAAATCCACTGCGAGTTCAAACAGCTATCAGGCTGCTATGTTTTCTTGGAAGTCAAAATCCTAATATGTTAATATCTGCAGCATCATATATGTTAATCAAAGCTGTAACTACTTTCCATCTTGCCGCTCTGATTCGGCTTGTTTCTAATaacattgtattattttcCTCTAATAACTCTGAAACAGAAAATGTATTAGCCAACTACAGTTACTTTACACAAGTAGTTGAACAAGCACTTAGAGAAATAAACTACAAAAATGTTATAGAAAAACAAGAAACAAGACAACTCTTTCAAAATCTTACAATATTGCTAAA GTGGGAGAAGTATAACAAGGCAGTAGTACTCCGGTCAAAAATGATAACTCAAGCTATAAAATCCAATCTGCACCAAATCTCCACTCTGTTAACAAAAACAACTGACTTTGATTTGGCTAATGATATTGCTAAAATGTTAGATTTATTTAGTATGCctgaaaaagataatttttccCCAAATGTAGAACTCACTTTGAAATTAACGAGAGCTGTGATAcagtatttctttttatgcATAACGGAAGATG ATATCACACGAAAACAACAGGGTGTGAAGATCGTTTgtcatttattaaaagatttaaCTTTTTATTCACCATGTGCTCGAGTTTTAGCTCTAAGAGAAATTCTGGGACATAGTATCAATAATAATCCTGCAAAATATTTTGgtgcgaaagaaaaatttgaaccAGTGTTTGAGGAAACGTTACTTTTGCATCAAAACCACAAACAG GTTACAAGTACAATGTTAGCTCAGAAACATTCTTCAGTGTTTCATGCTGGAGTAATTGGACATGGTCCTCGGAGACCGCCACcagaaaataatatcgataaagaaattatttctctcaataaaatattgctgATTGATGTAATAAAg GCATGTTGTAGTAATCGTGAATCGGAACGATATCCTGTGAACCTAGATGCTTTGACAATGGTCAGTTTATTGTTAGTTGAGCTAGTTTCACCGGATGTTATGTATAATGGATTACCATGGCCTGATGAAGAATTTACAAAG GTTACTATAGAAAGAGATTTACAAATCCATCGAACATTCAAGGATGTCCCATTATTATGGTCATTATTAGAACTGACAGCTTGGTACAGACCAGCCTTAGCTTACTGCTCAGTTCTATTGAGAGGTATTGCTGCCACAGTTATGGCTAACTGGAATATAGAAGAAGGTATTTTACTCGTGAGTGTTATGGCACTTGGTCAGTTATTACCACCTCCATTAGCAAGTATAAGGGATGTTCTGCCAGTTTTAGAACCGCATCAG ATAAATACTATAATGAAAGAATGTGTATGGGCTTACATGCGTGAAAATGTTCCATCACCTGCTCTTTTTACACGTAGCGAGGGAGCTAACATAGCTTGGCGAGACACGGACACTTCTACTCCAAATTCACGGTTTACAGAAACACTTCGTTTAGTTTTGTTATCCAATATTCATACATTGGGTCCACTTTATGCTGCTCTTttcttacaataa
- the Sec61alpha gene encoding SEC61 translocon subunit alpha gives MGFKFLEVIKPFCSILPEIEKPERKIQFREKVLWTAITLFIFLVCCQIPLFGIMSSDSADPFYWIRVILASNRGTLMELGISPIVTSGLIMQLLSGTKIIEVGDTPKDRALFNGAQKLFGMVITVGQAIVYVMTGMYGDPTEIGAGVCLLIIIQLFVAGLIVLLLDELLQKGYGLGSGISLFIATNICETIVWKAFSPATVNTGRGTEFEGAVIALFHLLATRQDKVRALREAFYRQNLPNLMNLLATILVFAIVIYFQGFRVDLPIKSARYRGQYSSYPIKLFYTSNIPIILQSALVSNLYVISQMLAVKFQGNIIVNLLGVWSDIGGGGPARSYPVGGLCYYLSPPESVGHILQDPIHAILYILFMLGSCAFFSKTWIEVSGSSAKAVAKQLKEQQMVMRGHRDNSMIHELNRYIPTAAAFGGLCIGALSVLADFLGAIGSGTGILLAVTIIYQYFEIFVKEQSEMGGMSTLLF, from the exons aTTCAATTTCGAGAGAAGGTATTATGGACTGCGATTACCTTGTTTATTTTCTTAGTATGTTGTCAG ATTCCTCTATTTGGAATTATGTCTTCGGACAGTGCAGATCCCTTCTATTGGATTCGAGTTATACTTGCATCAAATAGAGGAACTCTTATGGAATTGGGAATCTCTCCCATTGTTACATCTGGTCTGATTATGCAACTGTTGAGTGGTACGAAAATAATTGAAGTTGGTGATACTCCAAAAGATAGAGCTCTCTTCAATGGTGCtcaaaaat TATTTGGAATGGTTATCACTGTTGGTCAAGCTATTGTATATGTAATGACTGGAATGTATGGTGATCCAACAGAAATTGGAGCTGgtgtttgtttattaattattattcagtTATTCGTTGCTggattaattgttttattattggATGAATTGCTCCAAAAAGGATATGGATTAGGAAGTGGAATCTCTCTTTTTATTGCTACAAATATTTGTGAAACAATTGTATGGAAAGCATTTTCTCCAGCTACTGTTAATACTG GACGTGGCACAGAATTCGAGGGCGCAGTAATCGCATTGTTTCATTTACTTGCTACAAGACAAGACAAAGTTCGAGCTCTCCGCGAGGCGTTCTACAGACAAAACCTTCCTAATCTTATGAACTTACTTGCTACAATCCTAGTATTTGCTATTGTAATTTACTTCCAG GGATTCCGTGTTGATTTGCCAATTAAATCTGCCAGATACAGAGGACAATACAGCAGCTACCctattaaattgttttatacaaGCAATATCCCTATCATTCTCCAATCTGCATTGGTGTcaaatttatatgttatttCACAAATGTTGGCAGTCAAATTTCAAGGAAATATTATCGTGAATTTGTTGGGAGTATGGTCCGACATTGGCGGTGGTGGTCCAGCGCGATCTTACCCCGTTGGAggattatgttattatttgtCACCACCAGAATCTGTGGGACACATACTTCAGGATCCCATTCATGCTATTCTTTATATTCTCTTTATGCTTGGTTCTTGTGCTTTCTTTTCGAAAACGTGGATCGAGGTTTCTGGCAGCTCAGCAAAAGCC GTCGCAAAACAATTAAAAGAACAACAGATGGTAATGAGAGGCCATAGAGACAATTCTATGATTCATGAATTGAATAGATATATTCCGACCGCGGCGGCATTTGGTGGATTGTGTATCGGTGCTCTGTCTGTACTGGCTGATTTCCTTGGTGCAATCGGTTCAGGTACTGGTATTTTACTCGCCGTCACAATCATATACCAGTACTTTGAGATCTTCGTTAAAGAACAAAGTGAAATGGGTGGCATGAGTACACTACTTTTCTAA